The following are from one region of the Magallana gigas chromosome 6, xbMagGiga1.1, whole genome shotgun sequence genome:
- the LOC136276322 gene encoding cysteinyl leukotriene receptor 1-like translates to MLFSTYVYLYLKTVELLVLMPFACAALRQSIIYHFIMFPVSMKDNATSPESYPEYHFAIYLWKYCSPIMISLGTVGNIFCIVTLLRKNLRQQTTVIYLVALSLNDLLVLYSGLLRHWIIKSFDVDVRLLSELSCKLHLWVVYMSLDTSGWILVAVTIERVALVWFPHASKARCNRTVSACILGVLIGSTMLINSHLIYGIGDVTNIENNETVVKHCYYESDSYKRFFIDIWPWIDLAKFNAIPFLLILIGNVIIITSVVKNHQKLRRTVVPQGTRKRMKKVNSMTATLIVLNTAFLLSTTPISVYLAFYEEWSENASHHTIARLTLSWAVVNLLMYSNNTLNFLLYCVSGGNFRKEIRHLCKRYPAAHTEATRATTLVQIQHISTHAMPTVD, encoded by the exons ATGTTGTTTTCTACGTACGtatatttataccttaaaaCAGTCGAGTTGCTTGTTCTCATGCCATTTGCCTGCGCAGCTTTAAGGCAATCGATCATTTATCATTTCATCATGTTTCCAG tCAGTATGAAAGATAATGCTACATCTCCAGAGTCATACCCTGAGTATCACTTCGCCATATATCTTTGGAAATACTGTTCTCCAATCATGATATCCCTCGGAACCGTCGGCAACATCTTCTGTATTGTCACACTGCTCCGTAAGAACCTTCGCCAACAGACGACCGTCATCTACTTAGTGGCACTATCATTAAACGACCTGCTTGTTCTTTACTCTGGTTTACTTCGACACTGGATCATCAAATCATTCGATGTAGATGTTCGACTCTTAAGTGAGCTAAGCTGCAAACTACACCTTTGGGTGGTCTATATGTCACTCGATACCTCTGGCTGGATTTTGGTTGCTGTCACAATCGAACGGGTTGCATTGGTGTGGTTTCCACATGCCAGCAAAGCACGATGTAACAGAACAGTATCTGCCTGTATATTGGGTGTTCTCATAGGAAGCACCATGCTGATCAACTCGCATTTAATTTACGGTATTGGCGATGTCACcaacattgaaaataatgaGACCGTTGTTAAGCATTGCTATTACGAAAGTGACAGTTACAAAAGGttttttattgacatttggCCTTGGATTGATTTAGCAAAATTTAACGCTATACCGTTTCTACTTATATTGATTGGAAATGTCATAATCATAACAAGTGTAGTTAAAAATCACCAGAAGTTAAGGAGAACTGTAGTACCCCAAGGCACCAGAAAGAGGATGAAAAAGGTTAACTCAATGACCGCTACTCTGATCGTACTTAATACCGCTTTTCTCCTTTCAACGACTCCTATAAGTGTGTACTTGGCATTTTACGAAGAATGGTCGGAGAATGCTTCTCATCACACGATAGCTCGCCTGACTTTATCCTGGGCTGTGGTCAATCTTCTTATGTACTCCAACAATACATTGAACTTTCTGCTTTACTGTGTAAGCGGGGGAAACTTCAGGAAAGAAATCAGACACCTTTGTAAGCGCTATCCAGCAGCACACACCGAGGCGACAAGAGCCACAACCCTCGTTCAGATACAACATATATCGACTCATGCTATGCCCACAGTTGACTAA